AATCTTTTCCGCGTGATCCAGGGAAGGGAAGGGATGTCCCCGAATCGTGTAATACGAGGAATCGTGCACCACAGCGCCGAAAAGGTAGAGAGGAAGGTGGGTTTCCAGGCATTTCTTCAGAGGGCCGGATGGAAGAGCATTCCGGACCTCCATGGCCAGGGTCCAGTGGGTCAGTTCTTTTGGCACCCTGTCTCCGAAAGGTCGATACGTACCAGGATGAAGACTCCCGTACCGAGGAGAAGAAGCAGGCTTAAGACCCCGAACCGTGAATGCCCGGAGAGGCGGGTGGTCAAACCCATCAGAATGGGTCCAAGTACAACGGCAAACTTGCCGAAGATGTTGTAGAACCCGAAGAACTCCGAAGCGGAATCACGGGGTACCAGACGGGCAAAGAGAGAACGGCTCAGAGCCTGGATTCCTCCCTGCGATGAGGCGACAAGAAGGGCCATGACCCAGAAGAGGATCATCTGCATGTCCGGGTCTGCAAGGGAGGGGAGGAGATAGCCGGTCAGAATGATGAGAGTGTAGACACCAAGTCCGGCCAGAAGCATGAATCGCCCGCCCAGTTTCCTTGCAAGCCAGCCGTAGAGAAGGGCACAGGGAAAGGCGACAAACTGGATGACCAGGACAACTGTCAACAGCATGGACGTTCCGAAACCCAGGTCCTTCCCGTAGGCTGTGGCCATGATGATGATCGTATCCACGGCGTCAATGTAGAAAAAATAGGCGAGGAGGAAGAGGAAGGGTTTCCTGTACTGTCGGATATGGCTGAATGTGGCGCTTAATCGCCTGATTGAGTCACGCACAGGATGAGAAGTGGGAGGGACGCCATGGTGCTGGGTGACGTTTCTTGCCATGGGAATACCGAAGACGAACCACCAAACAGCCGTGATCACAAAAGCCAGGCGAGTGGCTTCCCCTGGTCCGGATAGTCCTACAAGGGAAGGATACTGGATAATGGCCAGACTCAGCAGGAAGGGGATGGTACTTCCAATGTATCCCCATCCGTATCCCAGCGTGGAAATCCAGTCCATCCGCTCCTCTCTTGTTACATCGACAAGAAAAGCGTCGTATACGACATTGGCACCGGAAAACCCGATTCGAGCAATTCCATAAAGGAGAAGACAGAGCGTGATGGTTCCCGGTCCGGAAAGGGCAATAGGAAGGGTGAAGAAAACGCCGATCAGCCAGAAGATCATCCACACAGGTTTTTTGAATCCGCGGATGTCTGCCAGGGAGCCCAGAAACGGGGCGATAAGGGCGATGCAGAGGGAAGCAAATCCATTGACGAAACCCCACTGGGAAGTGGAAACAGCAGGGTCGACTCCGGATGAAACAACCTCCTTGAAATAGAGAGGAAGAATGGCTGTAGTAGCAATCAGAATGAAGGCTGAATTGGCCCAGTCATAGAGGATCCAGGATTTTTCGTGTCGTGTCAGGGCCATGGCCGGGTACGAATTACTTTTTTTGAAAGGGGGCAAACATAGAAAAAACGGGAATCCCAGGCGTTTGGGACTCTCATTCTGATGGGGAGAGTACCTCCCAGCAGGAACCCTCGCAGGAGTGATTCTCAAGGCTTCCAAACTTGGGATTGTCGCAGCATACGCCCTTGAGTTTCAGATCTCCATCTTCATCCTTCCATTCCACGAGAAGGTGGGCCGATCGTCCTTCCTCAGGGCAGGTCACGGTTTCTTCGCTCCAGATAATGGTCTCTTTCATGGCAACCTCCTCATTTCTGACGACCGGCAATGTCTGGTCCTGATTATTGTACGACAGAGATTGGGTGAGGTCCAGAGCCAGGGTTCAGGTTATCTTGAGTACGACAAAGGTGATGTCGTCTTCCTGGTGCCGTTCCTTCCGCCACTCATCTCCGGCATTGACGAGGTGCTCAATGATCTGTCCGGGACTTTGGTCGGCCACCTCTTCAAAGATGCGGATCGCCCGCGGGTAATCCAGGATCTCTTCCTCGTCACTGTATAATTCAGCAAACCCATCTGTCATCAGCAGAATCGTATCCCCCGGATCCAGATGGAAGTTCTCATCCCGGTGAGGGACGGGGAAATCCACGCCCAGAAGCATACCCTCAACCAGGAGTTCCGTTACGGTTTCTTTGGCTGCCTTGTAGATCAGGACCGGAGGCATTCCTGCGGAGGTGAGATTTACATTACCATCTTTGTACCGGAGAAGGGTTAAGGCCATCCACATGTTTTCCAGCCGCATGGTCTTCAGCAAAATATTGGTTTGCTGCATGAATTCTAAAAGGTTCGTTTTCCCTCGTAAGGTGGAAAAGAGACCCTTCATGATCGCGACCATGATCCCGGATCGAGTCCCGTGGCCGGTTGCATCTCCAATTGCCACGGTCAGACTCCCATCCTCACAGACGTGGAAGTCGTAATAATCTCCACCCACTTCGGAGGCGGTCTGCATAAATGCTGCAATTTCCAGACCGGGGATCGAAGGGGGCCGTACCGGCAGCATGGAAAGCTGAAACCTTCTAGCCTCTTCCAACTCCTGATTCTTAAGATCGATTTCGTTTTGCAGCGCTCTGGACTGAGCTTCTGCGACACGGGACTGAAGTTCCGCCGCCCTGGCTCTCAGCTCTGCTTCTGTCAGACGGGCCTTTTCCCTCTCCCGGGCTTTTTCAACGCGAACGATGGTCAGAACGAGGCCCACGGCGCCAAAGAGGTAGAAGAGATAAGCCCACCACGTTTTCCACCACGGAGGATGGATGCGGATGCGCAGCTGAGCCCCTTCATCGTTCCAGATGCCATCACTGGAAGCTGCTCGAACATGAAAGGTGTACGATCCAGGAGGAATGTTGGTGTAGATAGCAATCCGACGGTTTCCCGCCATCGTCCAATCGTCCTCTAATCCCTCCAGCCGGTAGGCGTACTGATTTTTCTGAGGAGCACTGAAGTGGAGACCGACATACTCGAAAGACATGGAGTTCTGATTGTAGGGGAGATCGATTACTTCGGTAACGCAGATAGCCTGACGCAGAGGAGAATGCTCGCCCACGGTAACCGGTTTATTGAACAGACGGAATCCGGTTATGGTCACTTTGGGCGGGTGCGGGTTTTCACTCAATATGTCGGGGGAAAAAACATTCAACCCTCTGACACCTCCGAAAAACATATCTCCGGAGTCGTTTCTAAAGGATGCGCCGGCGTTAAACTCCATGCTTTGAAGGCCATCTTCGACACCAAACCTCTTGATCATTCCGGTTTCCGGCGTAAATCGGGCGATTCCCGCATTGGTCGAAAGCCAGAGATGTCCCTCCCCATCCCTCAAGATTCCGTAGATGACATTATTGGGGAGACCATCTCGCTCCATAATATGGGTGAAACGCCCGGTTGTAGGATCGAGACCGTTCAGCCCGCCCCCGAGTGTTCCAACCCAGATTTTGCCCTCTTTATCCTCCTCCAGGCACTGGGTGTAAGGGTGATTCAGACCATAGGGATTTCCAGGGTCGTGAGTCCAGCAGTCAAACCCATTTTCTTTCCGCATGTACCGGCACACTCCACCGCGTGCCGCAATCCACAGGGTTCCTTTGCTGTCTTCCATGATGTCCCGCACGGCATCACCCGGAAGACCTCCTCCCGGGCCCAGACCGATCGTGAAATTGGTGAAGGTATTCTTTTCGGGATCCCACCGGATCAGGCCATATCCTGCCGTTCCGAACCACATGGACCCATGGCTGTCCTGATGAATGGCGATAACGCCCCGCGCATTCAGCTGACTTATTCTGGGAATGTTAAATGAAAAGGGCTGAAAGTCTTTGTCCGAAGCGCGTTTTCGGTGCAGGCCCATCCGGGCGGCCCCTGCCCATATCGTCCCTTCTTTGTCGCAATACAGAGACTGAATCGTATCATTCGGAGGATTCATGGAATCCTCTTTTTCTGTATAAAAATAGTGGCGGATCGAACCTGAGTTCCGATCGATTTCATTGAGCCCGCGCTGTGTACCCACCCACAGCTTTCCATCCAGATCCTGGGTAACGGACCACACCATGTTACTGGTCAGCGTTTCGGTTTCTGTCGGGTTTTTCTGAATCCGTGAAAATTTGGTTCGTGTCGCATCGTAGATGTCCAGCCCCATGGTTTCAGTACCGATCCAAAGAATTCCCGAGGCATCCATATAGAGGCGATAGATGGGGTTATCACTTAACGATCCGGGGTCATTGGGATCGGGGGAAAAATGGTCCAACTCACCCGTCTGGGCCGAGAAACGGTATAGACCTCCATCCCGCAGGGCAAACCATACCGATCGGTCCCGGGTCATCAGGCCGGCCGTTAAACGTTCCTGCCAGTTCGGTGCCGGGTCAATCGAAAAGGGCTCCAGATATTCAAAGTGATCCGATGCTTCTCCCGGTACGAATACACCCTGAGATGTCAGACAAACCAGTCCCTTGTCGGTTTCACACATGAAGTAGGGAACCAGGGGGGAGGGATCCACGGACTCCATGGGTACCTGATGGAAGGACTTATCCTTCGAGTCCCATCGAAGGACCTGTGTATCCGCAAGCACCCACACCTGCCCCCTGTCATCGGAAAAGATACGGAGTCTTTCCAGTGCATGCCCCGTATCTTTATCAGTCAATGGATATTGGAACCACTCTCCTGTACGGGGAAGAAACTGGATGATCGTCGACAGCCTGTTTCCCGCCGAAATCCATAAGTTTCCCCGGGAATCTTCACAGATTGTGCCGATTAACATGCCTCCGGATGACACATCCTTTTCGGGAACAAGAGGAAATGAGGTAAAAGTTTCAGTGTCTGAATCAAAACGGGCAAGCCCTCCTCCGGCTGTCCCGACCCAGAGAGTTCCTTCTCGATCTTCGTATAAAGCGCTTACGATACTGTAGGGAAGGGAACCGGGATTACCCTGAATATTTCGATAGATCGTGAAGGAATAGCCGTCATACCGGTTGAGTCCATCAGAGGTCCCGAACCACATGAATCCCTGACGATCCTGCAAAATCGCCGTGATCGTTCCCTGGGAGAGGCCGTCATCGACCGTGAGATGATCAAAGGCCATGAGGTTCGCTGTGAATACTCCAGAAAGGAGGATGCAGACAAAGGTCGCTATCCTCAAGAAACAAGTTTGGTGAAGAGACATGAAGATTCGTTTCATCGGGTTAAACAGTCATACGAAAATTCTCACCAAAGGGTTCATGGGAGAGTAAAGGTACACGGAAAGGAAATGGAAACCCGCCGGTCCGGCGAGTTTCCGGCAGTCGGAAGAACGGCATTGGGGAGGGAGGTTTAAGTCTACTGCCATCTATGATAACAATCGAACCAGCCGCAAACATTCCCATTTCCCTGGTCTACTCTGCCTTCAATTCTTTCATTTCCAGCAGGGTGGGAGTAAAGGACGAGACTTTCCAGCCGTCAGGAGTCTTTATCACGATGGCTTCCGTTTCGATGCGTGCCGCCATGGTAGCCCGCATGGCAGAAGTCACGCCGGGCGGGTTAAAGAGGATCAGGATACGACCACGAGCATCCACCCCCTCCCCAGCAGGACTGGTTTCCATACTGTCCACGTGAACGGTGACCCCCATAATGCTTTCCATCATATGGTGGGTAACATCATTCACTCCCAGGCCTTTCAGATCCTCCCGCAGACCCGGAGCGCCATAATTCATCGCCTCTCCCAGTCGATTCAGTGCCCAGGATTCGCTGAACTCCTTGAACGCCTTTTCACTGCCGGAACCCACAAAGAGCTTCAAGACAAAAAAGAGAACCACAACACATACCAGAATCAGGATTACTTTTTTCATGTCAGCACCTCAGTTTACGTAGGATCACATCTATTCGATGTACGGATGCTCTCTGCTTTCTATTCTACAGGGATCCGGTCTCATGATCCAGACACATGGTATAATTTCTCCGTGGAACGGAGGGCGCTGATCGTCGAACTTCCCGTCGAGGTCTACGCCAGAATCCTGCCCGTACTTACCAGGGGGGGGTTCTCTGTGGATCGTCTGACTCGAGCGCAGGGTGCGTCGAGCTTTATCCTTCACCAGTCGTATGACCTCATTCTTATGGGGTACCCTGTTTCCGGCAGAGGCGTGCAGGATTTGTTCGAAATTCTTCGATGGGAAGATTCCCCCTGCCTCCATACTCCTCTCCTGATGTTTTCACATCCCGCCAAAATAGATGAAGCCAGAAAGTATGTTGGACGGGGTGCCAGCCGTGTCATGCCCATCAATTCAGCCGCCCAGTTCATCATGGCCACGATCGAGGAACTCCTGTACGTCGCACCAAGGCTGATGACGCAAATCATGGTGCGGTTAGATATCCCGGAACGACGTCCCAGGGGTATTATCCTGTGTCAGACAATCAACCTTTCCGCTACGGGTATGCTGGTTCAGACGGGACGGCGCCTCGATATCGGTGACCTGGTGAACTTTGAATTTATCCTTCCCGGAGATAAAGAGGTTGTCCATGGATCGGGTGAAATCGTCCGCCATACCCTTCTCAGTAAAGAGAAATCCGGCGGAATGGCGATCAAATTTACGCACTTTGACGGAGATAGTGATCTTCGACTATCTTCCTTTATTTCAGGACGTTGTGATAAAGTTCAATCGGAAAATTCCAGGGTGGCGACGGTCTGAACTGCATGGCTTGTGAAATATAGCGCTTGACAGGCATCATAAAATGATGTATTATAAGACTATAATAATGATAGACATTAAGGATATATAGATGCTCTCGAGAAAGGCTAAGTACGGATTGAAGGCCATCCTGTACCTTGCTCAGGTACACGGAAAAGGGCCTGTGCTGATTTCCGACCTGGCTGCCGCGGAGCGTATTCCAAAGAAGTTTCTGGAGCAGATTCTCCTGGAACTTCGCAAGCAGGGCCTTCTCTTTGCGCGAAGGGGCCGGGGAGGAGGATATGAACTTGCACGTCCGCCACGAGATATCACAATGGGAAGTGTGATACGGATTCTGGATGGACCCCTTGCCCCCGTCTCCTGTGTCAG
The sequence above is a segment of the Thermoanaerobaculia bacterium genome. Coding sequences within it:
- a CDS encoding MFS transporter; this encodes MALTRHEKSWILYDWANSAFILIATTAILPLYFKEVVSSGVDPAVSTSQWGFVNGFASLCIALIAPFLGSLADIRGFKKPVWMIFWLIGVFFTLPIALSGPGTITLCLLLYGIARIGFSGANVVYDAFLVDVTREERMDWISTLGYGWGYIGSTIPFLLSLAIIQYPSLVGLSGPGEATRLAFVITAVWWFVFGIPMARNVTQHHGVPPTSHPVRDSIRRLSATFSHIRQYRKPFLFLLAYFFYIDAVDTIIIMATAYGKDLGFGTSMLLTVVLVIQFVAFPCALLYGWLARKLGGRFMLLAGLGVYTLIILTGYLLPSLADPDMQMILFWVMALLVASSQGGIQALSRSLFARLVPRDSASEFFGFYNIFGKFAVVLGPILMGLTTRLSGHSRFGVLSLLLLLGTGVFILVRIDLSETGCQKN
- a CDS encoding two-component regulator propeller domain-containing protein, whose protein sequence is MRIATFVCILLSGVFTANLMAFDHLTVDDGLSQGTITAILQDRQGFMWFGTSDGLNRYDGYSFTIYRNIQGNPGSLPYSIVSALYEDREGTLWVGTAGGGLARFDSDTETFTSFPLVPEKDVSSGGMLIGTICEDSRGNLWISAGNRLSTIIQFLPRTGEWFQYPLTDKDTGHALERLRIFSDDRGQVWVLADTQVLRWDSKDKSFHQVPMESVDPSPLVPYFMCETDKGLVCLTSQGVFVPGEASDHFEYLEPFSIDPAPNWQERLTAGLMTRDRSVWFALRDGGLYRFSAQTGELDHFSPDPNDPGSLSDNPIYRLYMDASGILWIGTETMGLDIYDATRTKFSRIQKNPTETETLTSNMVWSVTQDLDGKLWVGTQRGLNEIDRNSGSIRHYFYTEKEDSMNPPNDTIQSLYCDKEGTIWAGAARMGLHRKRASDKDFQPFSFNIPRISQLNARGVIAIHQDSHGSMWFGTAGYGLIRWDPEKNTFTNFTIGLGPGGGLPGDAVRDIMEDSKGTLWIAARGGVCRYMRKENGFDCWTHDPGNPYGLNHPYTQCLEEDKEGKIWVGTLGGGLNGLDPTTGRFTHIMERDGLPNNVIYGILRDGEGHLWLSTNAGIARFTPETGMIKRFGVEDGLQSMEFNAGASFRNDSGDMFFGGVRGLNVFSPDILSENPHPPKVTITGFRLFNKPVTVGEHSPLRQAICVTEVIDLPYNQNSMSFEYVGLHFSAPQKNQYAYRLEGLEDDWTMAGNRRIAIYTNIPPGSYTFHVRAASSDGIWNDEGAQLRIRIHPPWWKTWWAYLFYLFGAVGLVLTIVRVEKAREREKARLTEAELRARAAELQSRVAEAQSRALQNEIDLKNQELEEARRFQLSMLPVRPPSIPGLEIAAFMQTASEVGGDYYDFHVCEDGSLTVAIGDATGHGTRSGIMVAIMKGLFSTLRGKTNLLEFMQQTNILLKTMRLENMWMALTLLRYKDGNVNLTSAGMPPVLIYKAAKETVTELLVEGMLLGVDFPVPHRDENFHLDPGDTILLMTDGFAELYSDEEEILDYPRAIRIFEEVADQSPGQIIEHLVNAGDEWRKERHQEDDITFVVLKIT
- a CDS encoding PilZ domain-containing protein; translation: MERRALIVELPVEVYARILPVLTRGGFSVDRLTRAQGASSFILHQSYDLILMGYPVSGRGVQDLFEILRWEDSPCLHTPLLMFSHPAKIDEARKYVGRGASRVMPINSAAQFIMATIEELLYVAPRLMTQIMVRLDIPERRPRGIILCQTINLSATGMLVQTGRRLDIGDLVNFEFILPGDKEVVHGSGEIVRHTLLSKEKSGGMAIKFTHFDGDSDLRLSSFISGRCDKVQSENSRVATV
- a CDS encoding Rrf2 family transcriptional regulator: MLSRKAKYGLKAILYLAQVHGKGPVLISDLAAAERIPKKFLEQILLELRKQGLLFARRGRGGGYELARPPRDITMGSVIRILDGPLAPVSCVSQTAYRPCEECLDAKSCGIRLVMQDVRDAMADILDHTDLAAVLLKSESHRKRGED